The Papaver somniferum cultivar HN1 chromosome 6, ASM357369v1, whole genome shotgun sequence genome segment AATCCAGGTGAAGTTTTCTACGATGCTGATGAAGATTTCCCAATAAGTGATAGTACTGGTGATGGTGAAACTGCATGTAGCAGTGACGAGGGTATGGAAGATAAACACGATAGTAGCGTTCCTTGCAACTTCTCTGAATATTCTGCAGGAATGGAGTACAAGAGTTTGTTGCACAACCCACCTCCTTCAAATGGTGTCTATGAAAGGATACTACGGAAGTCCCTAAGTTTTGGAGGTGAAAATGGTGCATCTTCCGATGACACTGTTAACGAAACTTTTGGGACACCGAGATATTCAGAAAATGTGGCTTCTGCCTGCACAACTGAAGCTCAAAATATTGTTGAACCTGCCCATTACAAAGATGTCTTGATTTTGTTTAGGTTCAACGACCGTGACCTTCCGTTTAAGCTGAGAGATATAATTATGCATAACCTACGACTACTTACGCTGTTAGAGGCGGGGCTTCCATCTTGGGTTATTTTTCTGCAATCATACCCATTATTTTGTCATCTATATCGGCCTTGGATGTGCCCTCTAGTAAGGACACTATATGTGCTGATCTCAATAGTCACTGTTATGATTGGGTTTTATGATCTATACAAGAATGTTCCTGTTCTAAAGGCAACCGCATCACGTCTTTGTGGACCCCTTTTTGACTGGATAGAAACTTGGGAGATGATATCCAGGATAAAGTACTTGGGGACAATGCTTTTTCTGCATAACTTTGAAATAGCCGTGAAGTGGTTCCTGATATTCACTCGTGCTATAAGATCGTTCATTTCAGTTCTTACCCAGCCAATGGCAGGACCTGTGCTGGAGATTTTGGACATCTTTTTTCCCTTTTGGAATACATTTATGCAAACAGGGGAAGGCATCTATTCAGTTATTTGGCTGGCAATTGACTCTTCATATAGCCTAATTGTAAATCTTTTAGAAGTTGTTTTCATGCCGATGTGGTCTATCCTTTCCATTATATGGAGCACAGGTATGTGTCATTGTGATCCCGCAGTTCATTTAAAATAATGTAGCTGCCCAAATCATGTACGAGTCATCTCTTGCGTTATTAGTGTTGTTTGACATTGTGTATCACCCTTTCTGTCCCCCAGCATCATCTGTTATATGGCCAATATTTGTGGCACTCTATGAAATACTATATGC includes the following:
- the LOC113288040 gene encoding uncharacterized protein LOC113288040 isoform X2, whose protein sequence is MLLIIELRRTLYGFIVFEVAWNDVRGINYLNELQTDTSFALETKFMKRWEFESIEEASSGISSWFSGTKNEHVIFQECLDLIEGEVFYDADEDFPISDSTGDGETACSSDEGMEDKHDSSVPCNFSEYSAGMEYKSLLHNPPPSNGVYERILRKSLSFGGENGASSDDTVNETFGTPRYSENVASACTTEAQNIVEPAHYKDVLILFRFNDRDLPFKLRDIIMHNLRLLTLLEAGLPSWVIFLQSYPLFCHLYRPWMCPLVRTLYVLISIVTVMIGFYDLYKNVPVLKATASRLCGPLFDWIETWEMISRIKYLGTMLFLHNFEIAVKWFLIFTRAIRSFISVLTQPMAGPVLEILDIFFPFWNTFMQTGEGIYSVIWLAIDSSYSLIVNLLEVVFMPMWSILSIIWSTASSVIWPIFVALYEILYAPLRVVLAFAKFSASAFSSTFEVLREIWLSVSSMIQLASASESTISTYEVSMWRSLWNDLFSQIFRATKSIIHGFVAFFAACNRHRLSIYNHTQQYLRRVSYPSATTLSQDSGNCSRRSRVESVTGQLEYNRKAHDD